Within Fusarium fujikuroi IMI 58289 draft genome, chromosome FFUJ_chr08, the genomic segment TCTAGCGCTCACCTACGCTATTACTCCAGCATCGTATACTCTCCTGAAAACCCAGGGCTCTGGAATGTGACAAGAACGTTGGTTCATGGCTTCAGCTGCAGAATCATGCATTTCGCGAGACAAGACCTACCGCCGTAAGCACTCTATTCCCCTGAACTAACAATCGTCCGGTGGCGTAGTTGGTTCAACCCCTGCAATTCCACTACTAATGCAAACCCGCTGATGGGTCCCTAAATCGGATTAGATCTAAGCTATAACTCATCTGGCCGAACGAACCGAACCCCTCCCCCTCGGCAACAAGAGACGGGCTTTTACGAGTCCACATAAAAGTTCTCTTCTGCCGTTGGTTCTAGGGTGTATAGTCAATGGCCCTGCCTTCGCGTCGGGGGTAGATTCCCATTAGAGATGTAAGCATACTCACCCTAATCGAGGGGCCCTAGGTCAAGGTCCATGGGCTGGCCCTGAACGATTATGCGTGGTaatccttgaccttgaaatGCAGGAGAAGGGGAAATGTCCAAGGGGATGATACAGTAGTATATAGCTCATCACATTTCTGCATCCAAGACAGTCTTCACTCACTGGTCCTCCAAGCCAAATACCGGTGCTGCAAAGAAGATCCCTGCCCTTTCTTGTCGtcccttctttctcttgtcaAGGTTGCCATCATGCGTGCTGGTTTCATCTCCCTCCTGGCCCTTAACGCCGCTGGTGTTTTGGCCGCCCCCCAAGCCACCACCGTTGACTCCTCTGCACCCGAGGTCACCAACCTCGATGAGCTCGCTGatctcgctgctgctgcatatGAGACTGCCCAGGACCTCGCTGGGGATAAGACCAAGCGTGCCAGCACCTGCAACTGGAGCAATGTCCGTGTTCGACGAGAATGGTAAGCTGGCCCGTCCTTTTCTAGTAGCATCTTCTCTGACATCTGTTACAGGGGCACCCTCTCCAAGACAGAGAAGAAGTCTTACATTGACGCTGTCAAGTGTCTCCAGTCCAAGCCTTCCAAGTCTCCTGCGTCTTTCGCCGCTGGTGCTAAGACTCGCTTCGATGACTGGGTCGCTGTTCATCTGAACCAGACTCAGACGATCCACTACACTGGCAACTTCCTCACATGGCACCGATACTTCACTTGGTTGTATGAGGAGGCTCTTCGAAATGAGTGTGGCTATAAGGGAACTCAGCCTGTAAGTAAACTCACCATACTACAAACTACTCTCACTAATATTCTGGTAGTACTGGGACTGGGCTCTAACTGCCCTCAGCGGCCTCAACAAGTCCCCTGTCTTCGATGGCAGTGACTTGTCCCTCTCTGGTGACGGTGAATTCATCCCTAACGAGCCCGATATTATCCTCGGTGCCTCAAGTGGTCTCCCCCCCGTCTACCTTCCCGCTGGCTCTGGTGGCGGCTGCGTCAAGTCCGGTCCTTTCAAGGACATGAAGGTCAATCTGGGCCCTGCCGCTCTTGACCTTCCCGGCGGCGGTGTCGCTGCCAACCCCAACCCTCTGGACTACAACCCTCGCTGCTTGAAGCGTGATCTCAGCGACGCCGTCAACAAGCGTTTCGCTAACGCTACATCTGTTCTTAACAACAttctcaagcccaagactgTTCTGGACTtccagatgcagatgcagggtGTTCCCGGCACTGGTGACATTGGTATCCACGGAGGGGGCCACTATTCTCTCGGCGGTGATCCCGGTCGAGATGTCTTCACTTCTCCCGGTGACCCTGCTTTCTACCTGCACCACTCCATGATTGACCGTGTCTGGTGGATCTGGCAGATGCTTAACCCCAAGGAGCGTGTCAACGGCAAGAATGCCGTGCAGGGCACAAACACTTTCCTCAACATGCCTCCCAGTGCTGAGACTACACTTGATGACTATGTCAATATTGGTTGGGTTGGACCTGAGCGACAGATCAAGGATCTGATGAGCACACTTTCCGGACCATTCTGCTATGTCTACCTGTAGAAAATAGCAGAATGATATCTTGTACATAGCACGTATTTGTCTTCGTCCGCTAAGcgtttttattattagacaAATAGAATTTAATGCTGTCCATTGAGTTCTATCTGTGATCGTCTTCTGGGTTATGTCAGGACCCCAGTAGTTCATCATCGTTTCCCTAAGATCTTCACCCGCATCTTCCGTAACACCAATACTACCAAAGACGGGGTCTTGGGTCTCATACGGCTAACTTTGGAGAGGCACTTAGCAACAGGGTATGGTGGTATGACCGTGCAACCGTCTCTTGGCACCGGGTAAGCGTTCAAGCGAAGCTCGTTCAAGTTCCAGACCCACGGGTTCACTCCGTTCCCCGTGATAAGCTCGCTTGCCGGGACATCTTCCTCAAGCAGTTCTGGATGTAACCCTAAACAACATATCGTCAAGAAAAGTGCCAACTGGTTCTTGGCACATGCTGTCATACCCCAGCATCTGTGGCGCATCATGCCATTTACCATCCCGAAAGAGACCACGGGCTGATGCAACCCTTTCCCCGCGAAAACCTTGAGGGTGGTATTCGCTACCCCTGTGGCGTTCCCCTGCATTCAGCAAATGCTACCAAGCCGCCGTGGCTTTTACAACCTGGCCCTATAGATGTCCTCTTATGTATTGCCAAGTTCGGGCTTTTGGATTTGTTTGCTCGGAGGAATGCTTCCTagtttctcttcttctcgggtAAAGTGGCCGGCTCGGCGTTATGCACCCTTGCATGGATTTAGACAACTTTGTTACTCCGAAATATCGAAAACTATTGTACTTCTAACCCATCTAAGATTTACCATAATCATAAAATCCTCGCCCGCTCTTAACGCCTAGATTACCTTCCTCCAAAAACTTCTGAAGATATTCTCGCGGCGCACTCGGGATGTTTCCTCTCGCATCCGCATAATGCTGCTCGATATCCAGGACGACATCTAAACCAACGACATCCATCTGCTCGAAGGGCCCTTTGGGTGTTTTCAATACTCCTTTGAAAATATTGTCGATCTCTTCTGGTGTTGCAGCGCCTTCTGAGGCTGCCAGGAGGGCTTCTCTCTTGATGGCTGCCCATATCCTGATGGAATTGGATTAGATATCGTAGAAAGCGAATTTTACAAGAGCTTACCTGTTGTAGATGTATCCCATTGAGGGTGACTTCACATGAAACGGTGAGAATCCGTGGGCTTTGCATTGCTCCATCATCAGTGTGATGTATGAAGGATTGGTTGTTTCATGGCCCATGATCTCGATTTCTAGTCTTTGTTAGTAACGCAGTTTGTAGTTCGTCTTACGTATGACTCTTACCGGGTGTCTCAGGTGGCCAGTCTACATCATTTGAGTCAGTATGGGTATTTTGCCAGCTGTCGAACACTTACAAGAATGAGCGCTCAGAAAACGCGTCTCATTTCTCAGGTTAAGACCCTTCAATATCTCCGAACAGGAATAACTACTCGAGTTTGACGCAATGATAGTATCTCGCGGAGCAAGTGCATCAAGCTCTGAGATGACCTTCGTCTTGAGCTCGATTTGCTCAGGTACACACTTTTCAGTCAGCATTTGGCCATTTGTGATATCAGAGTTGCTTACCTCGACCACTAACCAAGCAGCTTGAAGAGCCTCGCGTAAGCTTTCGGGAGAATGCGTGATGATTTTACCCCAAGAAGCATTTCTGTTACTAGCACTTTGTCGAAACTCCTCAATGGCTTTGATGCTAGCTTGAAGTTGTGCCTCTTGGCCGTCGACCAGATGGACATCGTTTCCTCTACTCGACCACTGAGGCAATGGCATTGGCAAAGAATTCATGAAAGACAAGATAATTATTGAGGCGACACATACCATGAACGCAAGTCGTCTTCCTTGCGTACCCGCTCCGATCAAAGTGACCGACGtccttgaagctgatgtCAGAACCATGTTGACAATATTAGGAGAATGAATATGTTTGGAAACTTGAATCTATCcgattgaggagaagaagttgaaatAGAAGCATGGAAATAGATGTTCCAGCAGATCTTTCTCTGATGGATCGTCATCATTTCGGATCCGGTCCATGATACCCCAGACACTCACTAACTTAGTGAGTGGCGAATATCTCCACTGCATTTCGACCTCACCAGCGTCATCGGATCCGAGACAAAATCAGGATAATTGCAGCCGAGAATGAACTCTGAGGTCAGTGGCTGAGTTCGCTTGAGTTGGGGTAATTTGTTTCCTTATTCCGCATCGCGGAAACTTACAGCGCCAAGTCCATACTTCAAACCCAACCACCTTCTGCAATCGGACGTAGTATTTGAATCACGCATTTTAATTCAGCCGATAGGAATGCTTTGTATTTAGACTAAAGTACTAGGATGTGCACTATCATTCGCCGCCGTTGAGAACTTTGCTATCGCTGCCCGCACAGACTTTGAGCTCTGCGGCAAATGCCTCAACGTCCTCTCCAACGTGGACAATAAACTCTGGTAAGTTTCTTCGGTGATTTTTCCAATGCCGAAATCGCGATCAATGGCTTTCCTCAGTAACTGCACCCCAGCGACGGCATGGTGCGGATATGGATCAATAGACACGATCGGTACTGTGAATACCGTTTGCCTCCTACTC encodes:
- a CDS encoding related to monophenol monooxygenase (tyrosinase), whose product is MRAGFISLLALNAAGVLAAPQATTVDSSAPEVTNLDELADLAAAAYETAQDLAGDKTKRASTCNWSNVRVRREWGTLSKTEKKSYIDAVKCLQSKPSKSPASFAAGAKTRFDDWVAVHLNQTQTIHYTGNFLTWHRYFTWLYEEALRNECGYKGTQPYWDWALTALSGLNKSPVFDGSDLSLSGDGEFIPNEPDIILGASSGLPPVYLPAGSGGGCVKSGPFKDMKVNLGPAALDLPGGGVAANPNPLDYNPRCLKRDLSDAVNKRFANATSVLNNILKPKTVLDFQMQMQGVPGTGDIGIHGGGHYSLGGDPGRDVFTSPGDPAFYLHHSMIDRVWWIWQMLNPKERVNGKNAVQGTNTFLNMPPSAETTLDDYVNIGWVGPERQIKDLMSTLSGPFCYVYL
- a CDS encoding related to 3-hydroxyacyl-CoA dehydrogenase, translated to MVLTSASRTSVTLIGAGTQGRRLAFMWSSRGNDVHLVDGQEAQLQASIKAIEEFRQSASNRNASWGKIITHSPESLREALQAAWLVVECVPEQIELKTKVISELDALAPRDTIIASNSSSYSCSEILKGLNLRNETRFLSAHSYWPPETPEIEIMGHETTNPSYITLMMEQCKAHGFSPFHVKSPSMGYIYNRIWAAIKREALLAASEGAATPEEIDNIFKGVLKTPKGPFEQMDVVGLDVVLDIEQHYADARGNIPSAPREYLQKFLEEGNLGVKSGRGFYDYGKS